Proteins encoded in a region of the Clostridium beijerinckii genome:
- a CDS encoding threonine/serine ThrE exporter family protein, whose amino-acid sequence MDLNKLLKVSTLAGKIMLESGAETYRVEETISRICTAFGAHTVDSFVIPTGIMVTVTYYDEVATLVQRIISRGVDLHKVDLVNDLSRKIQTETIDMNEFNKELTNISNSHRYSNLTTLLWSALSAGCFSIMFGGNLKDFISASIIGAVIKIIVVICQKLNINEFFTNSLSGGLCAFLAIAFIKLNLSNNLDKTIIGSIMLLVPGLTITNAIRDTIAGDFLSGITKASEAFLVAVSIAVGTGAVLSLFINNLG is encoded by the coding sequence ATGGACTTAAATAAATTACTTAAAGTATCTACATTGGCCGGAAAAATAATGCTAGAAAGTGGCGCTGAAACTTATAGAGTCGAAGAAACTATTAGTAGAATATGTACTGCCTTTGGTGCTCATACAGTTGATAGTTTTGTAATACCGACAGGGATAATGGTAACAGTAACTTATTATGATGAGGTTGCTACTCTTGTTCAAAGAATCATTTCCAGAGGTGTTGATTTACATAAAGTAGATTTAGTTAACGATCTTTCTAGAAAAATACAAACAGAAACTATTGATATGAATGAATTTAATAAGGAACTTACAAACATATCCAATAGCCATAGGTACTCTAACTTAACCACTTTATTATGGTCTGCTCTTAGTGCAGGATGCTTTAGCATTATGTTTGGTGGAAACCTTAAGGATTTTATTTCTGCAAGCATAATAGGAGCAGTAATAAAAATCATTGTTGTGATATGTCAAAAATTAAACATAAACGAATTTTTCACTAATTCTTTAAGTGGAGGATTATGTGCTTTTTTAGCTATAGCGTTCATAAAATTAAATTTATCTAATAATTTAGATAAAACTATTATAGGTTCTATTATGCTTCTTGTTCCTGGACTCACAATTACTAATGCAATTAGAGATACTATAGCCGGTGACTTTTTATCTGGTATAACAAAAGCCTCTGAAGCATTTTTAGTTGCGGTTTCTATAGCTGTTGGAACTGGAGCAGTTTTAAGCCTATTTATAAATAACTTAGGTTAA
- the glyA gene encoding serine hydroxymethyltransferase gives MNFENIQREDKEIYDLIEKELVRQQKGIELIASENIVSPAVMEAMGSYLTNKYAEGYPNKRYYGGCHVVDEIEQIAIDRAKELFGAEHANVQPHSGSQANMAVYFAVLEPGDTVLGMDLSHGGHLTHGSPVNFSGKLFNFVSYGVDKETEMIDYENVRKLAIEHKPKLIVAGASAYARILDFPKFREIADEVGALLMVDMAHIAGLVAAGIHPSPVPYSDFVTTTTHKTLRGPRGGLILCKEKYAQVLNKNIFPGIQGGPLEHIIAAKAVCFKEALDPSFKTYGENVVENCKELAAQLIARGFKIVSGGTDNHVFLVDLNNKDITGKEAEALLDSVGITVNKNTVPNETRSPFVTSGIRIGTAAITTRGFVKDDMAEIASVISEAIENRDGDLSALKTRIETLCDKHPLYN, from the coding sequence ATGAATTTTGAAAATATACAAAGAGAAGATAAAGAAATTTATGATTTAATTGAGAAAGAGCTAGTTAGGCAACAAAAAGGAATAGAATTAATAGCTTCAGAAAATATTGTAAGTCCAGCTGTTATGGAAGCTATGGGTTCTTATTTAACTAATAAATATGCTGAGGGATATCCAAATAAAAGATACTATGGAGGATGTCACGTTGTAGATGAAATAGAACAAATTGCAATTGATAGAGCTAAGGAATTATTTGGTGCAGAGCATGCTAATGTTCAACCTCATTCAGGTTCACAAGCAAATATGGCTGTATATTTTGCGGTATTAGAACCAGGAGATACTGTATTGGGTATGGATTTGAGCCATGGTGGGCACTTAACTCATGGTTCTCCAGTTAACTTTTCAGGAAAATTGTTTAACTTTGTATCTTATGGAGTTGATAAAGAAACTGAGATGATTGACTATGAAAATGTAAGAAAGCTTGCTATTGAACATAAGCCAAAGCTTATAGTTGCTGGTGCAAGTGCATATGCAAGAATTTTAGATTTTCCAAAGTTTAGAGAAATAGCTGATGAAGTTGGTGCATTACTAATGGTAGATATGGCTCATATTGCAGGACTTGTTGCTGCAGGTATTCATCCATCACCAGTGCCATATTCTGATTTTGTAACAACAACAACTCATAAGACTTTAAGAGGTCCAAGAGGTGGGTTAATACTTTGTAAAGAGAAATATGCTCAAGTATTAAATAAAAACATATTTCCTGGAATACAAGGAGGTCCTTTAGAACATATTATAGCTGCTAAGGCTGTGTGTTTTAAAGAAGCATTAGACCCAAGTTTTAAAACATATGGAGAAAATGTAGTTGAAAATTGTAAAGAACTTGCAGCACAATTAATAGCTAGAGGTTTTAAAATTGTATCAGGTGGAACAGATAACCATGTATTCTTAGTTGATTTAAATAACAAAGATATAACAGGAAAAGAAGCGGAAGCTTTATTAGATTCAGTTGGAATAACTGTTAATAAAAACACGGTACCTAATGAAACAAGAAGTCCATTTGTAACTTCAGGAATCAGAATTGGTACAGCAGCGATAACAACTAGAGGTTTTGTAAAGGATGATATGGCTGAAATTGCATCAGTTATATCAGAGGCAATAGAGAATAGAGATGGAGATTTATCAGCTCTTAAAACTAGAATAGAAACTTTATGTGATAAACATCCATTATATAATTAA
- a CDS encoding isochorismatase family cysteine hydrolase — translation MKKALLIIDAQEDFIGEQRNKERFNFEDVDNLINNINKKIIFYQRNKDIVIYIASVLPNNFFYKKFFGYGLVGTKGAKLDKRIKIVSQNYFEKQFASAFRNSNLVKFMKKNEVSKIELVGVDNNECIFKTARSAVKIGLNVIIPSNGIGIINNEKYRRIKNKLKSIGVAYI, via the coding sequence ATGAAAAAAGCACTTTTAATTATTGATGCTCAAGAAGATTTTATTGGTGAACAGCGTAATAAAGAGAGATTTAATTTTGAAGATGTAGATAATCTTATTAATAATATAAATAAGAAAATTATATTTTATCAGAGAAATAAAGATATAGTAATTTATATTGCTAGTGTACTTCCTAATAATTTTTTTTATAAGAAATTTTTTGGATACGGTCTTGTAGGAACTAAAGGGGCCAAATTAGATAAGAGGATTAAGATAGTATCGCAAAATTATTTTGAAAAACAATTTGCAAGTGCTTTTAGAAATAGTAATTTAGTGAAATTCATGAAAAAGAATGAAGTAAGTAAAATAGAGTTGGTTGGAGTTGATAATAATGAATGTATTTTTAAGACTGCAAGAAGTGCAGTTAAGATTGGACTTAATGTTATCATCCCTAGCAATGGCATAGGAATTATTAATAATGAAAAATATCGTAGAATAAAGAACAAATTAAAGTCAATTGGAGTAGCTTATATATGA
- a CDS encoding DNA topoisomerase III, protein MSKTLVLAEKPSVGRDLAKVLKCNQNKGSYIEGSKYIVTWAMGHLVGLMDPEGYDNKYKEWKMETLPMLPKHMKLTVLKKTGRQYNEVKKQLLRNDVSDIVIATDAGREGELVARWILEKSGVKKPLKRLWISSQTEKAILDGFRNLKPGEAYENLYKAAVCRAEADWLVGLNVTRALTCKYNAQLSAGRVQSPTLAMIVSREEEIRNFKPKAYYTLEGKTKGFTLSWINKDNNSRIFDEEYASKVASKLRNSDGKIVNVSETNKKKFSPALYDLTELQRDANKIWGYSAKQTLNIMQRLYENYKILTYPRTDSRYITTDIVATIPERLKAISIGEYRTAAEELLRSKINGHKGFVDNSKVSDHHAIIPTEEKPNLSALSSEERKIYDLVVKRFLSVMLPPFEYIQTTVEAEVEGEKLVAKGKVIKAKGWKKLYDKLEEDNDDEEIKEQVLPTVSKGDSIKVDSVNIKKGETKPPARFTEATLLSAMENPHKYINVSKEAAKTLGETGGLGTVATRADIIEKLFNSFVIEKRGKEIIPTSKGKQLIELVPKDLKSPLLTAKWESQLDEIAKGKRDDHSFVKEMKNYSVALVEDVKCTNSKFVHDNKTGKKCPNCGKYLLEVKGKNGIMNVCQDRECGYRESVARVTNARCPECKKKLELRGNGEGAIYVCPGSNCNFREKASQFKKRFEKNGKIDKREVNNYMKKMKKEAEEFNDNPFAALLGDIKFDK, encoded by the coding sequence ATGAGTAAAACATTAGTATTAGCAGAAAAACCATCAGTGGGGAGAGATTTGGCAAAAGTTCTTAAGTGTAACCAAAATAAAGGTTCATATATAGAAGGTAGTAAATATATAGTGACTTGGGCAATGGGACATTTAGTTGGGCTTATGGATCCTGAAGGATATGATAATAAATATAAAGAGTGGAAAATGGAAACACTCCCAATGCTTCCAAAACATATGAAACTTACGGTGTTAAAAAAGACAGGAAGACAATATAATGAAGTAAAAAAACAACTATTGAGAAATGATGTTAGTGATATCGTAATCGCTACAGATGCTGGAAGGGAAGGAGAACTGGTAGCACGCTGGATATTAGAAAAGTCAGGAGTTAAGAAACCATTAAAGAGATTGTGGATTTCGTCTCAAACTGAAAAAGCTATTTTAGACGGGTTTAGAAATTTAAAGCCTGGTGAAGCTTACGAAAATCTTTATAAGGCAGCAGTATGTAGAGCAGAAGCAGATTGGCTTGTGGGACTTAATGTGACAAGAGCATTAACATGTAAATATAATGCACAATTATCAGCAGGAAGGGTTCAATCACCGACACTAGCTATGATTGTATCAAGGGAAGAAGAAATACGAAATTTTAAACCTAAAGCTTATTATACTTTAGAAGGAAAAACTAAAGGATTTACTTTATCATGGATTAATAAAGATAATAATTCAAGAATTTTTGATGAAGAATATGCAAGTAAAGTGGCTTCTAAACTAAGAAATTCAGATGGAAAAATAGTTAATGTAAGCGAAACAAATAAGAAAAAGTTTTCTCCTGCCCTCTATGATTTAACTGAATTACAAAGGGATGCGAATAAAATATGGGGATATTCTGCAAAACAGACATTAAATATAATGCAAAGGCTTTATGAAAATTATAAAATATTAACTTATCCAAGAACAGATTCTAGATATATTACAACAGATATTGTAGCTACTATTCCTGAAAGATTGAAGGCAATATCTATTGGTGAATATAGGACTGCGGCAGAAGAACTGCTTAGGAGTAAAATAAATGGTCATAAAGGATTTGTAGATAATTCCAAGGTAAGTGATCACCATGCTATTATCCCAACAGAAGAAAAGCCTAATTTATCAGCTTTATCATCTGAAGAGAGAAAAATCTATGACTTAGTAGTCAAAAGGTTTTTAAGTGTTATGCTTCCACCATTTGAATATATTCAAACTACAGTAGAAGCAGAGGTTGAAGGAGAAAAGCTTGTTGCGAAAGGAAAAGTTATTAAGGCCAAAGGTTGGAAAAAGCTTTATGATAAATTAGAGGAAGATAATGATGATGAAGAAATAAAAGAGCAAGTGCTTCCCACAGTATCCAAAGGGGATAGTATTAAGGTAGATAGTGTTAATATAAAGAAAGGTGAAACAAAACCACCTGCTAGATTTACAGAGGCTACACTTTTATCAGCTATGGAGAACCCTCATAAATATATAAACGTTAGTAAAGAAGCTGCAAAAACTTTAGGTGAGACTGGTGGACTTGGTACAGTTGCTACTAGAGCAGATATTATTGAAAAGTTATTTAATTCTTTTGTTATAGAAAAAAGAGGTAAGGAAATAATTCCTACGTCAAAAGGAAAACAATTGATAGAACTCGTTCCAAAGGATTTGAAATCGCCACTTTTAACAGCCAAATGGGAGAGTCAGTTAGATGAAATAGCTAAAGGAAAAAGAGATGATCACTCATTTGTAAAAGAAATGAAAAATTATTCAGTTGCATTAGTTGAAGATGTTAAATGTACAAATAGTAAATTCGTTCATGATAATAAAACCGGAAAGAAGTGTCCTAACTGCGGCAAATATTTGTTAGAAGTCAAAGGAAAGAATGGGATAATGAATGTTTGTCAGGACAGAGAGTGCGGTTATAGGGAAAGTGTGGCTAGAGTAACTAATGCTAGATGTCCTGAGTGTAAGAAGAAACTAGAGCTAAGAGGAAATGGTGAGGGAGCAATATACGTATGCCCTGGCAGTAACTGCAATTTTAGAGAAAAAGCTTCTCAATTTAAGAAGAGATTTGAGAAAAATGGAAAGATTGATAAAAGAGAAGTGAATAATTATATGAAGAAAATGAAGAAAGAAGCAGAAGAATTTAATGATAATCCTTTTGCTGCATTATTAGGCGATATAAAATTTGATAAATAG
- a CDS encoding D-alanyl-D-alanine carboxypeptidase family protein: protein MKNNAKRIISFTLIFIFTLLLLPINLAKAVDTDEKVKSDGTNIEARSALLMEPMSGKILYEKNADEKFAPASVTKIMTMLITMEGVDSGKIKLDDKVTCSENAKKMGGSTMLLDTGEIRTVEELLKGVAIASGNDAAVALAEYLGGTEQDFVNMMNKRAQELGMVNTTFKNCNGLPADGHMSTAKDIAIMSKELLKHPKVLKYTGTYMDNISEGRKSPIELVNHNKLVRFFEGCDGLKTGFTDEAKYCISATATRNGVRMLSVIMGAPTYKIRNRDAGVLLNYGFSKYEGKKLVSKDEEIDKVYMDEQTDKFFMAMAKDDLNVILPKGDNKDLEKKIVIDELKKEYKAGDIVGKCEVYLGSEKVGEVDIYCDRDVKKGNIIDNIKYNIKNLFEKGV, encoded by the coding sequence ATGAAAAATAATGCAAAAAGAATTATATCTTTTACTTTGATATTTATTTTTACTTTATTACTTTTACCAATTAACTTAGCCAAAGCTGTAGATACGGATGAAAAAGTAAAATCAGATGGAACTAATATTGAAGCAAGATCAGCTTTATTAATGGAACCAATGAGCGGCAAAATACTTTATGAAAAGAATGCAGATGAAAAATTTGCACCAGCATCTGTAACAAAAATTATGACTATGTTGATAACAATGGAGGGCGTAGATAGCGGAAAAATTAAATTAGATGATAAAGTAACTTGTAGTGAAAATGCTAAGAAAATGGGCGGAAGTACAATGCTTTTAGACACTGGAGAAATAAGAACTGTTGAAGAACTTTTGAAAGGTGTAGCGATAGCTTCTGGAAATGATGCGGCAGTTGCACTTGCAGAATATCTTGGAGGTACAGAGCAAGATTTTGTTAATATGATGAACAAAAGAGCGCAGGAACTTGGAATGGTTAATACAACATTCAAAAACTGTAATGGATTACCAGCAGATGGACATATGTCTACTGCAAAAGATATAGCAATAATGTCAAAAGAGTTATTGAAACATCCAAAGGTTTTAAAATATACAGGAACTTATATGGATAATATATCAGAAGGAAGAAAATCTCCAATAGAACTAGTAAACCACAACAAATTAGTTAGATTTTTTGAAGGTTGTGACGGGTTAAAAACTGGATTTACGGATGAAGCTAAATACTGCATTAGCGCTACAGCAACAAGAAATGGAGTAAGAATGCTATCTGTAATAATGGGAGCACCAACTTATAAAATAAGAAATCGTGATGCAGGTGTTTTACTTAATTATGGATTTTCAAAGTATGAAGGCAAAAAGCTTGTATCTAAAGATGAAGAAATAGATAAAGTATATATGGATGAACAAACAGATAAGTTCTTTATGGCAATGGCTAAAGATGACTTAAATGTCATACTTCCTAAGGGTGACAATAAGGATTTAGAGAAAAAAATTGTTATAGATGAGCTAAAAAAAGAATACAAAGCAGGAGATATAGTTGGAAAATGTGAAGTTTATTTGGGTAGCGAAAAAGTAGGAGAGGTAGATATATATTGCGATAGAGATGTCAAGAAAGGCAATATAATTGACAATATAAAATATAATATTAAAAACTTATTCGAAAAAGGTGTATAG
- a CDS encoding segregation/condensation protein A, with protein MELPKIKINDFEGPFDLLLHLIRKNQMSIYNVKIYEITNQYLNYINEMKKMDLEITSEFIVVAATLIEIKSKNLLPKLKKQEDDEEDDEKKLLEKLILYRKIKGVSVFLKDRYTSAGEIYGKKPEVIEEKRDDTDKKDLLKNISLIELFNIYNNLLEIYNNKQNRNNIIQKKIYVDKYKIEDKLEYIMDKLKTEKVSSFHKIIENCECKLECVVTFLALLEMIKQRMIKVYQSENFSNILIERRTDDE; from the coding sequence ATGGAACTTCCAAAGATTAAAATTAATGATTTTGAAGGCCCGTTTGATCTTCTATTACATTTAATAAGAAAGAATCAAATGAGTATATATAATGTGAAAATATATGAAATAACTAATCAGTATCTGAATTATATTAATGAAATGAAAAAGATGGATTTAGAAATAACTTCTGAGTTTATTGTAGTAGCGGCTACCTTAATAGAAATTAAATCTAAGAATTTGTTGCCGAAGCTTAAAAAACAAGAAGATGATGAAGAAGATGATGAGAAAAAGCTTTTAGAAAAACTTATTCTTTATAGGAAAATAAAAGGGGTTTCAGTATTTTTAAAAGACAGATATACTAGTGCTGGCGAGATATATGGAAAGAAACCAGAGGTAATAGAAGAAAAAAGAGATGATACTGATAAAAAAGATTTATTAAAAAATATAAGTCTTATAGAATTGTTTAATATATATAATAATTTACTTGAGATATACAATAATAAGCAAAATAGAAATAACATAATTCAGAAAAAAATATATGTGGATAAATATAAAATAGAAGATAAGTTAGAATATATTATGGACAAGTTAAAAACAGAGAAGGTAAGTAGCTTTCACAAAATTATTGAAAATTGTGAATGCAAATTAGAGTGTGTTGTGACATTTTTGGCATTGCTAGAGATGATTAAACAGAGGATGATCAAAGTATATCAAAGCGAAAATTTTAGCAATATATTGATTGAAAGGAGAACAGATGATGAGTAA